The Zingiber officinale cultivar Zhangliang chromosome 9A, Zo_v1.1, whole genome shotgun sequence genome window below encodes:
- the LOC122020672 gene encoding cationic amino acid transporter 9, chloroplastic-like: MVSPVAATSSGGRSSFAGFWSSARRRKSIGVPSDGSDNSGGLVRSLGLFDLILLGIGASIGAGIFVVTGTVAHDAGPGVTVSFALAGAACVLNALCYAELSSRFPAVVGGAYLYTYAAFNELTAFLVFTQLMLDYHIGAASIARSLASYFVSLLELLPFFKGHFPSWIGHGGIEFFGGVVSINILAPILLVILTVILSCGVKESSVVNSFMTATKVVIVIIVIFAGAFEVDISNWSPFAPNGFKAIVTGATVVFFSYVGFDAVANSAEESKKPQRDLPIGILASLLVCAMLYVAVCLVITGMVPYQFLGEEAPLAEAFTAKGLKFVTVLISIGAVAGLTTTLLVGLYVQSRLYLGLARDGLLPAIFSKVHLVRHTPIHSQVWVGIVATIMAGLFNVHQLSHILSVGTLTGYSVVSACVITLRRKDKVTNQVSQKYITSQSEGTICLVAIAFCGFIAGLCYRFNASIILMIFAIIIAVLGAAALQFRQDYADPPGFSCPAVPVIPIVSVFFNMFLFAQLHEEAWFRFIIVSLIAIVMYAFYGQYHANPVSSEHSHAYHGIPSSEAA; encoded by the exons ATGGTATCACCAGTAGCCGCCACCTCCTCCGGTGGGCGATCCTCCTTCGCCGGCTTCTGGTCATCCGCTCGACGCCGTAAATCCATAGGGGTTCCGTCTGATGGATCGGACAACAGCGGGGGCCTCGTCCGGAGCCTCGGCCTTTTCGATCTTATTCTACTCGGCATCGGCGCTTCCATCGGCGCCGGGATCTTCGTTGTCACTGGGACGGTCGCTCACGATGCCGGCCCGG GTGTTACAGTTAGCTTTGCTCTTGCTGGAGCTGCATGTGTACTAAATGCCTTGTGTTATGCGGAACTATCCTCCCGTTTCCCTGCAGTGGTTGGTGGAGCATACCTATACACATATGCTGCATTTAACGAACTCACTGCCTTTCTAGTTTTTACCCAGCTAATGCTGGACTATCATATAGGCGCTGCAAGTATTGCCCGCAGTTTAGCTAGTTACTTTGTATCCCTCTTGGAACTTCTTCCTTTTTTCAAGGGGCATTTTCCTAGTTGGATTGGGCATGGGGGAATAGAgttttttggaggagttgtgtctATTAACATATTGGCTCCCATCCTTTTGGTTATTTTAACTGTAATTCTCAGCTGTGGCGTCAAGGAATCATCAGTGGTGAACTCTTTTATGACTGCAACGAAG GTAGTCATTGTCATTATTGTGATATTTGCTGGTGCTTTTGAAGTGGATATATCAAATTGGTCCCCATTTGCCCCAAATGGTTTTAAAGCAATTGTCACAGGAGCAACAGTTGTATTCTTCTCTTATGTTGGATTTGATGCTGTGGCCAACTCTGCTGAAGAATCAAAAAAACCCCAG AGGGATTTGCCTATTGGCATTCTAGCAAGCCTTCTAGTATGTGCAATGCTCTATGTTGCCGTCTGCTTAGTAATAACCGGAATGGTTCCATACCAATTTCTTGGTGAGGAAGCCCCTTTAGCTGAGGCATTTACTGCTAAAGGTTTGAAATTTGTTACTGTGTTAATCAGCATTGGAGCTGTGGCTGGCCTCACTACAACCCTTCTTGTTGGTTTATATGTTCAG TCCCGCTTGTATCTTGGGCTTGCAAGGGATGGCTTGCTCCCAGCTATTTTTTCTAAGGTGCATCTAGTGCGCCATACTCCTATCCATTCTCAGGTCTGGGTTGGTATTGTTGCCACTATTATGGCTGGTTTGTTTAATGTTCATCAGTTGTCTCACATTCTCTCAGTTGGTACCCTG ACTGGCTATTCAGTTGTTTCAGCATGTGTAATAACACTTCGACGGAAGGACAAAGTGACCAATCAAGTTTCTCAAAAATATATTACTTCTCAATCTGAAGGCACTATTTGTCTTGTTGCAATTGCTTTCTGTGGTTTTATTGCTGGACTGTGCTACCGCTTCAATGCCTCGATTATTCTTATGATATTTGCTATAATAATAGCAGTTCTTGGAGCAGCTGCTCTACAGTTCCGACAA GATTACGCAGATCCCCCTGGCTTCTCTTGTCCCGCGGTTCCTGTTATCCCTATTGTTTCTGTTTTCTTCAATATGTTCTTGTTTGCACAG CTTCATGAAGAAGCATGGTTCAGATTCATCATAGTCAGCTTGATCGCAATTGTGATGTATGCCTTCTATGGTCAGTATCATGCTAACCCGGTGAGTTCAGAACACTCACACGCCTATCATGGTATTCCTTCTTCTGAAGCAGCCTAG